Below is a window of Oryza brachyantha chromosome 10, ObraRS2, whole genome shotgun sequence DNA.
GACCTGAAGGAGTAAAGAGAGGGGGAGCTGGCCTGATGCGAACTGGGGATGCCATCCGAATTGGTGGCGGGTGGCTCATGAGAGGGGGAAGCTGTTGTGTCCGTGCACCTGGGGGTGGGAGAGGTGGAGCAGAGAAAACAGGGATGGATGTCCTCACTGTAACTGGAGGAGCCATGCTATGGCAAGGCATGCGGAAGTGCCCAACTGGGACATAAGGAGCTGCCTCTGCAGCGGGGAACCTTGACCTTGGATTCGGACTTTCAGTCAGCCGGAAAGGTGTTTGTGATGCTGCATCAGATGCTGCTGGTGACTCTGGTCTTGATCTTGAATTAGACTTGGGGCGGAATAGAGGGAGAATCTTCGAGTAGCTGGAGTGAGAGGATTGAGGAAACGCTGTCTTCCGCTCTGGTTGCATTGGAAATTTCTTGGGAAAAGGCGAAGCATGTGGATTATTGGCCATCGCCATCTTCTCTTTCAGGCGATAGTTGAGAAGAGCTCGAGCAATCCTGATCTGCTCCTGCTCATCATTGCTCTCAGGTTCATTCGATGAATTTGCCTCCTGACGTACCACTGttccaaagaagaaaaataatgtaagAAAGTGGCTTTATGTAACAGCAATGATACAATTCAGAATAACCACATAACACTAACATTTGCAATGAAACTCCACATAAGTAGAGCTCATCTCAGGTTCTAATTAAAACCCAGAACCCAGACTAACAGAATTTTTTGCTTGCATAAATTGTGGCATTAAAAACATGCATAGCGTGATAAAGTGGCTTTAAGTAAGTATGTTCTTGCAGTTGTTAATGTTTTTGTTACCCTTGATTGCGGTAAGAGgtttaaaataaaccaaaggTTTTGTGTGATCTAAGCGTAGGTTACATGGTGACAAATATGGTGTTGGCAAGCAACCTTGATCTAATTATTATTCATACCAATAGTTTAGAGTTTAAGTTGTCTTCTCCTGAGATGACATCCAAAGTTATCATATAGTTCCTCCTGTTCTAATTAAATTATCTAATATGGATATTACACTCTATGGGGCATGGACCAGTACATGTCAAGAACACTGTCATCTAAACAGGTATTCTTCTGCACAGACTAAAACAAACATGAAGACTGATAGACTTCCGACCAACCAGAGGAATCTCCTTAAAATAAACAAGCGCACCTAGCTTGATAAGTTCAAGTGCACATCATTCGTATTCTAAAATACCTAAACAAAAGAATCTTAAGACATAATGAGATTTTTAATGTACTGCAAGATTTTCCACAATTTTTGCCAAACATGATTACTGCAGGgagaaatataaataagaaatagcAATACTGTTTTTTGAACCAATGATACAGTGGAATGAACTATGAAAGGAACTGGTGATAGTAACACTCACATTGTCTCAGTGAAGACCAGGCCGCTGAAGCCGCATTTTTTTCAGCTTGCTTCTTATTCTTAGCAGGATCACCTGTAAATGTGATCCCAGCTAACTCTACTGTACATGTGAAAACCGGCAGGTGGCCAAGCCCAGATCGTTCTGTTGTATACGAAGGCAATGGTGCTCCAACCCTCTGGGCTACTTCCTGTAGAAGGTTCTTGTAAACACCTGTTTCATCCTGTTTAAAGAAACATATCAGTATATTGGAGTAAGTAGAAAATTTACAGCACAAACCACAATGGGTGCCAGATCATATTGCAAGGTGAAACACAAATAATACAGGATGCAAAAGGTTAGCAGACAgcttatttaaaatagttgATGACAGGAGTACAATGATGTCCAGGTCAGCTAGTTAAATTTCCTTTAATACTCAGTCTTGATTGAAACAGAagtaaccaaataaaaaaagaagaaaaggcacCAGAATCCTAAGGAAGATGACTTCTGGATTAAGGTATTGCTGAACAGagaaatacttcaaatgtaaggattatgatttaagagGTTTTAATACAAGAGGTGTTAGTTGAGCAGTCTGTGAGCTGATCAGGTGATCATAAAGGGGCAATGAATAACAAGGGACACCCATCGAACCAACCGAAACACCtgagtcaactctaaattacATAGGTGATTTAAGGATAAAATGAACCGAGATTTTTGTTCCCTGTACATTAGTTTTgaataaactaatatataatGCAACCAGTAGCAGTAGAAGACTGGATTGAGTTGACAGCAAAGCTCAGTTAGATTGAGGAATTAGAGGATACTTTTTCGGCATTGAGTACCATATACTGACCTCATAAAAGAACTCCAAGACATAAAAATGGAATGCTATAACATTAATGGTAGCACTACTGGACTTATGTAAGAACAATTGTTCCATGTATAGTCACAGCCAGTGAGTTTACTACTATATCCGTTATTACCTACAATGCCATTGTTGACTTGGTCAATTGATATGATAGCTTCTCCTGTagttaaatatttcttttagcaACAATTAGAATTAAGAAAACACGATCGTTTAAAAAATGGTCAGATCAGTTTCTGTCAGTCAAAACTCCGAGCTGAAACCCTCAGTACTAGTCAACCATGAGGAGCTTTGAACACGCCTAACATTTGACAAGAACCGTTCAAAAACACTGTAGCAACTAGCAAACTTCTCTATTGTGCACAATTTTAGTTACTCATAGGTAAACACCAACTGACTTACAAGGGCATCAAACGTACGTCCATGCAAGATAGTCTCATACCGAATCACCCCGTTTCCACAAAACAATCTCTCCATGCAGAcgaacgcggcggcggtcgcaCTCGGCCGCACCAAAAGGCACACCCTAAAAAGGCAGCAACCAAAGCGACACGCCCGCACTATCACCACCATCCAGCGACGACACCCACCAAATCCTCCCACGGATAATCTCCAAGGCCCCTAAAGCCCAGACAGGGAGAAGCAACACGGCGCACTAGGGCAAGCCGAAACGCACTAGCTACGGCGGGCAGAGGCAGCAGCACCCCcatcgtggtggtggtggcaaaagccaaaagactTCCCCCATTCCTCCAAtggcagcaccaccaccatccatccatccatccaccatGATCCCATTCACCCCATGGTTGCACTACACTGCACCTTCTCCCCTCCCTTTGCTGCTGCGGCCCCATGGTGGGCTGTGGTGGGGGCCTGCGCGCCACTAAATTTCCCGGgcccaccgccattgacctGCGATGCTGGGTTAGGTGCGGGCGGTCTCCAATTCAATTCCCCCCACCCACTCCCACGCCCTCGCCATTAATACCACCACTATAAAGACCTAAAACCTAATCTACTCCTCCCCACATCTCCTTTCACACTAATCTCTCCCCTCTGCGCACTAATCCCACGCTCCCACCAAGTCAATCAACCATCGCGTATTCTCCATTCCTCCATTTCTACCAGCAGCGGTGGTAATCGTCGTAGCATACGCGTTCTCATGGGAGGCTCCCGGGTCAAGTCCATACGTCCACTTATTAATTACTCCCCCAATTAATGCGCCATTATACGGACCCCGATTTAGTTAATCAGGGTTCGGAAGTTAATGGCACGGAGACTTTCGTGGTTAGTACTACTAGCAGTAACTAATTAACGgcgtgaaaagaaaaaaaaatgagaaaagaacGGAACCCTAGCGGTAATTCCGAGGCATCCCGCTTCTTTTATTACCGCTGCGAAAGCGGCAATTAATGCGGGGTGTTAATTCAAGTACCGTCGCCGTTACGCCgagcgccccccccccccccccatttAACGAGAAATTGAAAACGGAGAGGGTGGGGGGATGGCCGGCGCGGAGTACGAGCTGATTAAGAGGCTTAATTGCGATTAGTACGCCGTGTTAGTGTGGGAACTAAGCTGCGTGCCTGCGTGTTTGTTCATTAATTAACTCGTGTCAAGGGCAACAAAAATTACGGCGTCAGGGATTAGCAGTAAAATATTGGGGATTAGctgttgtttttaaaataacgaAGTGATTAAAAATTGAACGAACTTGTACTGCTCGTACAgtggcttttctttttctccaatGGAATCGAAAgaatcccccccccccaacacaCCTTTTGAGAGGGGGAGAAAAGTTTGCGGAAATTTTTGACGCGAAAAGATTGGACGCTTTTTGCTCGCTCCAGTTCGTGCCGCTGACGAGGCGGAATTCAGCGGAAGCAGATTCCCGAAGCTACCGAGGAACGAGAAGAATAGCTCGGATGATTTCgtcggagaggaaaaaaacttCGAATCTGATAGAAGTAGAGATAGCAGGAGATGAAGAGCGTTTTGGTGGTAGATTTCTCCGTGTTCGGCGACATTTTGGTAGAAAGAGAGCTCATAAAATGTTCCGCATGAGCATGAACACCCAATCACCCGAGACGCGGCTAGGTTGCTTAGCTACATGCGCAACTACCCACGAGAATTCCACGAGGAATCGCGGCAACAATGGTAGCGGCGGTTCCACGATCGATCATGCAAGCTCCCGCGCTCGAGAGAGAAAAATCCCACAGATCCCCAAATTCCGCCACGAGCAGCATCACGACATGAGGAATAGCCGAGCAAAAAACACCacgggagagagaaggggttGACGACGCGAGAGGAAGTCAAACAGAGGAGAAGAggcggacgaggaggaggggggggggcgtACCAGGAtgcgggcggcgagggagtAGGAGGGGCCCCTccgggcgagcgcggcgagggcgacctccgcggcggcgtgctCGGCCTGTCGGAGTGTGGTGAAGAACCCGGGGCTCTCGAACTGCTCCCCGTTGAAGTTGACCGCCGCCTTGAACCGCGGCGCGTGGTCGGGCCCCTCCCGCAGGCAGGTGTACGCCGGCAGGTTGAAGCAGCTCCGCTGCGCCAGCTCCTGGAGCTGGTTCTTATACATCGCCGcgacgcccgccgccgccgcagcagcagccgcccaCCCGCCCCTCACCACCTACCCAGCCACCGCCCACCACCtctccgccacgccgccgcttcTAATGCCGGTCGGCGTGGCCGCAGCACGAGGAGGCTCTGCTGCGAGGGAGCGagggagcgagagagagagatctaccggaggaggaggagagggaggaggaggaggggtgaaGTGTGGAGTGGAAGGAGACGGAGGTGGACGcgatttatgttttttattttttttattttggattcgTTTTCTTGGGGGGAAGTTTAATGGTGGCGCCCTGCGGTTACTAGTTGGGGCTGGCAGTGGGAGGATGACAGCTGGGGCCGCACACACAGACTTTTTTATTGctgtttttttcaaatttaaaaaggaTTTTAAATTGAAATACTCCACTTATTGTTCATATCTTTCCCCACGTTTGTGATGGCCCTCCCTCACCAAAAGAGTTCGATTTGAATTTTGGTTCttgtgataatttttttactctcACGTTTGGTTTTaggtaattatatttttgctcGAATTGAATTGCTTCCGAACCATGGGTGCCAGCTAAGCGGTTGCATTTTAGTGGATGTGATTAGTAACGTATGCTTTAAAATTGTGCCAATGCAGTGACTCAATTCATCGCATCGTGTTCGGTTTAGTTTGTCGTGCTAAATATTTGTTTGCTACCATTTTTAGCCGTTGCCAGTATTCAACATGCCAGGTGGAACATTAAGTGATCAACGTATCTATATCTTATAGttgtttaatatattttggaaaatgTGAGATGATTGAATACAGCATATCTTTTGCACTAATTACCATTCTTATTTGTAATTTCTCCAAGTTTTCAATAAATGGGTAGGGAGAAACCTATTtgtcatgtcaaaattttaaaggaCTTTAAATTGAAATCCCATTGATTTATATGTTTGTTGCAGATTTATGATTGTCCTCTCACAAAAGGATGAATTTTAGTTCTAgtgatgttatttttttccccatgTCCTTGGATTTAAGTAATACTTTTGCTCGTATTGTTTTGTttccccacaaaaaaaaaagagtgccAGATAGTCGATTGCATTTCAGTGGATGTGACAAATAACGcatgctataaaatatgtcaATAGAGTGATTCACTTCATCACACCTGATCTGGTTTAATGTACTAGATTAAATATTTGGTTGCTACCATTTCTAGCCAATGCCATTGTTCAACGTGCCTTTGCAACATCAAGTGATCAACATATCTATAAGAGATAATCATTCAATGTGCTAAGGACAATGGTTCGAGATGATTGAATATATCTTTTGCACTAATAATCATTCTTATTTGCATTTCTCCTTGTTTTCAATGGATGGATACAAAAAAATCACTTCATGGAGCACACGCccatttttgttatttgtcaaatttaaaaagatttaaaatattCATTTATTCATCATTTTTACCCCCACATTTATGATAGCCCtcttacaaaaaataattttgaatttttgttcTCATTATGTTGATTTTATTCCTTTTATTTATGGTTTtaggtaattattttttctcgtATTGAATTGTTTCCAAACAATGAGTGCCAAAATAAGCCGTCGCATCTTAGTGGATGCGACCAGTAACGCATGCTCTAAAAATGTACCAATAGTGTGATACACGCCATCACACAAGCATGTTTAATGTactgaattaaatatttgtttgctACCATTTCTAGCTGTTGCCAGTGTTCGACATGCCAGGTGGAAGATCTAGTGATTCCGCATATCTATAAGATATAGTTAATGTGCTAAGCAAAATGTTTCGAGATGACTGAATATATCTTTTTGCGctaattatcatttttatttgtaattgttcctattttttattgatggATATGGAAAAATCACCTTATGGAGTACACATGTCCGTTTTTGCtatttatcatattaaaaagaatttaatattgaaatacCACTGATTTATCATCCCATGTTTGTGATGGCCCTCTCAAAAAAAGGTTTGATTTGAATTTTGTTCTGGTGATGTTAATTTAttacttttgtttttggtttTAGGTAATTATTTTTGCTCGTATTGAATTGTTTCCAAACATTGAGTGACAGATAAGCGGTTGCATTCCAGTTATACAATTAGTAACACATGCTCTAAAATGTGCTAGTTGAACAACAATCTACATTACACATATTGTCTAGTGTgttttcttaaatatttatttgctaCCATTTCTAGTTGTTGCTAGTGTTCAACATAGCAGGTGGAATATCAAGTGATCATCATATATGTATGATATAGTTCTTTAATGTGCCAAGGAAAAGGTTTTGAGATAATTTAATACATCTTTTGCACTAATTACCATTCTTATTTGGAATGATCCCTAGTTTTCAATGGTTGGATAGGGAAAATGAATCATCTTATGGAGCACACGCGGCTCCTTTTTgctatttatcaaatttgaaaaccaTTGATTTACTCTTATGCCCAATTGTGGTGGTCCTGTATTAAAAGGAGTTTCATTTGGACATTGGTTCTTATGATTTTAATTCCTCTCAAATTTGGTTTTAAGTAattattttagcttatattgAATAACTTCGCAACAATGAGTCCTAGATAAGTATGAGCATTTCAGTGGATGCGAGTGTAACACATGCTCTAGAAAATATACCAATGAAGTGACACATTCCATCATAGCTTGTTCGGTCTGATTTAGTGTATTAGACtaaatatttctttattaTCATTTCTAGATATTACCATCATATGTGCCAGGTGGAACATGAAGTGATAAGGATATCTTTAAGAGATAGTTGTTTAATGTGCTAAAGAAAACTTTTCGTGAtgattgaatatatattttgcagtAATTGCCATATTCTTATTTAGAATTGTGTATAGTTTTGAATGgttggagagagaaaacaatCACCTCATAGAGCACACATCCCTCTATACAGTCTCCATTATTGACATGTTGGAATATAAGGTTTCTACTTAAAAGATCTAGTGGAGGAGTGCATGGTGTCAAGTGTGGACAAAGgtgacttgttttattttctttagaaCTCATATTCTTGAAAGAGTTAAACGATGGCAGACCTAGTTATAAGACGGGTTGGTTATGCGAGGGGATAAGAATTGGGGTACGTAGATGTAGACATGTCATATTCTATTCATCATCAAATAATAGGGTTAAAAGTAGCGAAACTCACTTTTTGTCCATGATGGCCATTTTCCCTCATAAACATGTTGATTTGAACATTTGTATCTAAAATTGaacttctttctctcttttttggttctaggtattttataattttttttgtagatgtagttaattttatatcgATGTGAATAACGCACATATCCATTATCGATCCAACATGATGCCAATAGAGTTCCAATCATCACCATGTAATTGAACTAGATATATCTTTCCTACCATTTCTAGCCCTTGTTGGTACTCAATGTGCTAGGTGAAAACACCTTGTGGTTGCTATACAATGTGTGCTATACATTGAATTTGAAATTCTTTTACATGTATTACTCACTGGTTTTTTTTACAAGTGtcattaatgatatttttttggatattGAACTAAGAAAAATGGAGTTCATATCTAACTgtcttttctttattaattGTACATGGGGAAATAGAAGAAACTATAGACATTAGAAACCTACATGAGAAGATAAATATGAAGAGTGTAAGTATAGTGGGTGGAGACATAGGGAAAATGATGTACCTAAGcaatagaaataaataaatggtgGTGCCTTACGATTGCTTGTTACATTGGCTATGCAAGGATGATGGCTAAGGTCCATGAATGTGCACATACCCTTCCATTAAAAAGAGATTTCTTTGAACACTGGTTCTTGTGATGTTGAACTTattttctcttagttttgGTTTTAGGTAATTATTTTAACTCATTTTGAATTGCTTCCAAACAACGAGTGACGGATAAGCATGTGCATTTCAGTAGATGTGAGTAGTAATACATGCTTGAGAAACATACCAATATGAGGTAACACACATCATCACACACTATCATGTTAAATGTTATCGCGACGGTAGGCAGGCAAAAGTGATAGTCCACAACTATCACCACTGGTTGCTAAAAACCAGTCATGTGATGCACCTTCTGGAGGTAAAAACgaaatgagagagaaaattcAATGAGCAACATTGATTGATTACCACAAATTTTAATTGGTTATCACAAATTTCAAACTATATCCAATCGGCTTGGAATATAGGTTATATAATTTGCATCCGTGTGTACTATAATTGCTGATGTAATAATATCATTATGAATTATTGAAATTAGTTACTTATTGGTTCGAATTTTCTACAATATATGTCTATGACATTAATTCCCTTaatttatagtgtgaacaTGAATATGACTTGCTTGCCCTTGTGATATGTTGTTTTTGAAGCTATGTTGCAATTTggtttatcaaaaaaaatatggtaacatAAATGGTTTAAGCGTTCTTCAAACCGCTTCTGACCGTATTCAACTGTACTTGATAACAGGGAGTGGCTAAGCCATTGTCACCATCATCAACAAGCTTCTATTACCATCACTGCTAAGCTTGACATATTTGATGACCTTAGATCTGTCACATACAACTTTCCATTGGTGTTTGCTATTGTTGCATGTGCCTATGGATTAAAGAGACATAGAGAGAAGAGGCTAGGGGAGCAAAGGTTTTCACCTTGGAAATCGCTGCCTTCTTAAATCTGTAGGTGCAGCCGTTATCGACACCCTTGAGAGAGCGGCCACTATTATCACCAATGAGGAAATTAGTGAGGGAGGCTAACCGCTCACCCTCACTACTGTACATCCGGATCTTGTGGACATATCCTTTCCACCATTGGTCCGGCGATGCAAGAGGAAGATAGGGAGGTAGGGGTTCTTTGTTAGAGGATCTCGGTAACGCAACTAGGGAAGGAAGAGTACGCAGCTGTGCCAGTATGACGAGGTCAGCGAGCGGTGATTGTGCCGGTGTAGAGTGAGGTGAGTAGGCGGTGACAATGCCAATGCGGCAACGAGGGATGATCACGATGGTGCCAACATAGCGACGAGCACGAGCAGTGCAGTGGCACCACAGCGACGAGTTTCTCCGGCCGGATCAAGGGGAGGGTGAGTACGCGGCGGTGCTAGCGTGGTAAGATTAGTGAGCGGGGGTTGCGCCGGTGCAGTGAGGTGGCTTTAGAAACTTCAAAACGAGTAGCAGCGAGGTGCTCCTCAGTGACCACAATATTTGGTCCTTCAACCGCGCGCCAATTTTCCACCACCGGTCGCCGCACGGAGAGCAGTCGTCGATCGATCAGCGCGTCGAAATTTaccgacgacgaccggccggCCATTACaaccgcgccaccgccggcaacatcttccctcctctccttgGACACTTCGGCCGCGTGCTACCATTCTGCTCCTGCGTCCGTGCGTGCTACCTACATGCAGCTGCACATTTTCTGATGGCCATTGATGCACGTATCGATCTGATGCGGATATAGTAGTATACGTCAAGATCGAGCTAGCTGGTCACTAGTCGCACTAGCTAGCTGGATCGATGCGTACGTATTACGTATATATGTACCACTGGTACTACCCTGagccaaaaacatcacattgaatttttagacatctaaatagattattaaatatagatgaaacgaaaaactaattgcacagttatataggaaatcatgagatgaatcttttgagcctaattagtcgaTGATTAGccgtaagtgctacagtaactcatatgcgctaatgagtattaattaggcccaaaagattcatctcactgTTTCTAGTCGAaccatgaaattcattttttcattcgtgtccaaaaacctactcagatatccgatcaaatgtCTGCTATGAcatcaaaaattttttatttccctACCTAAACACCCCGCAGTATGATCTGGGACGACAGAGACTAGCAACAGGATGGAGAGAGTTGTTTGACTTGTGGCGTTGGTCTCTCTGTCAGGTTGTGCAAAATCTGTGGGATCGGTTGACGGGTCAAAGTTCAAACCTGCTTTTGATTCGTGCCCGGGAGCTCATGCTGCTGTGCTTTTGATACGTACGCCATGCATGGCCGTGCCGGCAAACGAACTCGATTCCCCACTGGGATACCCCGAGGTCATTAGCCTCTAGTTGTTTCCACGTGATTATGCGAAACAGTTCgtcaaatgaacaaaatgtatttatgagtaaaactcTTATGTACGTGTTATCaggatctaaaaataaatgctgAAAACGATTAAAGAAAATcgtaaaactaattttaaatttgagttttaGCTTATTAGCACAAGCACAGGTGAGATAAGTATGGTCCAGCACTCCGGCCTGTAAAGCCAGTGATAATTCCGTTTTAAATGTATAAACACTTTCATACGGTTTTCGTTGCGATTTCTCACA
It encodes the following:
- the LOC102699899 gene encoding double-stranded RNA-binding protein 6 — protein: MYKNQLQELAQRSCFNLPAYTCLREGPDHAPRFKAAVNFNGEQFESPGFFTTLRQAEHAAAEVALAALARRGPSYSLAARILDETGVYKNLLQEVAQRVGAPLPSYTTERSGLGHLPVFTCTVELAGITFTGDPAKNKKQAEKNAASAAWSSLRQLVRQEANSSNEPESNDEQEQIRIARALLNYRLKEKMAMANNPHASPFPKKFPMQPERKTAFPQSSHSSYSKILPLFRPKSNSRSRPESPAASDAASQTPFRLTESPNPRSRFPAAEAAPYVPVGHFRMPCHSMAPPVTVRTSIPVFSAPPLPPPGARTQQLPPLMSHPPPIRMASPVRIRPAPPLFTPSGPVQGPKSMMPVQIKDVQHQQIKETRSPVMPVQVRDAQHQLLKGSLSPAIPIQIKDVQSQPPKESLSPAIPVQIKDVQLQPRNEPLSIGKGVVPLPVIKPPVKVEGPAHVKEASQAAAKDVPCVAADSAVVQSSGDTSPESLPKTQSKVADADNGDAEDHLPVDAEEVEDIIRHLELK